The nucleotide window GAAAAAGGCTAAAACACAAAATCTCATAGAGGCATTTTGTTGGGTTCATTCCTGGTGTCACTACTATTTGCCACCTCTAATTAGGTATATATGTTGTTGTTTAGAATCTTCTGATTGGATAGGGAATGCATGATGTTGCAGTACATATAacaaaaaatttaattaattatattttgtgGATCTCATAGTGGTATTGTGCTGTTTCTTTCATTTGCAGGCCAAGTCGGGAAAATGGCCATTATATTGAGAAATGTATATAGTGTTATCTGTGAGAAACAAGAGGCTATGGTGGGAACCTCCCATCTAACTAAAAGCCTTATCATTGGAGGTGTGCCTTATTTTCTTGCCTAGATGGGTGcattttattatgtttttatattttgaattatttgatttataaagtGCTTTGCTAGTATTGGAGAGATCTTCAGTTTCATGGCTCATTTTACTTGTGATTTCTATGAAGATCTCCTATTTATGATTTTTTGACACAAATATTACTTTGCTACCTCAGTTGAGTCTTGCCGACCAAGCTAGATAAAAGATCAGGTGATTTTAACTCTGCCACCTGATTGTCTGAATTTGGATGATTTTGTCTATAACCTTTCTTAAATAGCATCATCGAAATAATTGAACTTTCAAATGCTGATTTGAGATAAGGCAGTTGGTCTtaaatattgattatcaattgtGATGGAGAAGCTATAACCCTAAGAATGAGGAACAACAGATTCAATCATCAACCAAAAATGGAAAAGGCTATCCATAATCAAACTATTAAATATATCTACTTGTGTGCAAGAAAATTTCACAAAAGATGGACTTAGTTGCAAGCAGTGGAATTAAAATGCTGCAAGCCAATGCAATCAATGGACTTTTCAGATCCAAAAGACATTGAATTTTCCTATATCAGATTTTTTCTTTTAGAGAACCTTTTGGGGGTTCAGAATTTCTCTTATAGTTCTAGAGCATTGGTTTAAGCAAAGGTTTTTTTCTAGGTGGTGcaaaaaaaacaacaaaatgGTTCCTTAATGTAGCTAAAAGTTGCGCAAGTTTGCCAGTCCATTCATTTATAACCAAAAGATGCTGATCAAAATATAAATGTAGGTGCTAGTTACGAAagcatttttatattttcatattgcAAGCAGCCAAGTAGGTTCAGAAATTCTTTTCTGGAGACTGCATAATTACTTCTTGAAGCTAAAAGTAGCCTCCTTGCTTGTAAATATTCTCAATCTAATGAATGATTATTGTAGAGGAAAAAGAACAGAATTGGTCACCTGCTCCACGAAGAATGGGACACTCATAAAAAAGACCCACACCAAGGGCTTGTCACCTGCTCCACCAAGAAAAGGGACTCATGTTTTAGATGATGAACCCGAGAAAGAACCTCCTCGAAAGTGTCATTCATAGCATCGGGATTCAAGATTCTTCGATGGTAATTTTACTTATCCGACTGGTTTCATAATTCAGATAATTTGTTTGATTAAAGGAAGGAAAAATACTACTTTTACTTGCAGACAATTTCCTTTCCAGCAAAAAATTACTTGTATCAACTCCCCAGTTCTTTATTTCAATTTTGCTAGTGATAGCAGCAGCTGTTTGTTCATCGAGAAATGAGATCATGAACTAACTACGTTTTTTGGTGCCTCGCCAGCTTCGAGGATGCCCTCTGCTTGCAAAATTGAATGTTCCACCTAATGCCAGATCAAGAGATGTAAGCTTCCGTGTTGGTTCATTCTATAAGCTGAAGAGGAGAATAAATCTGGTAGATAACTTCTTACAAGCATGACATACACACGTACCTAACTAAATGGATCCATTTAGTCCTACGTCTTTAGGTTCTTTAAGCTGTCAAATGTGGTGGTCATAAGACGTGCCTCTGAATCCCTTTTGTTCCCTTGCAGATTCAGTCACGTCTCTCGTATCCAAATAAATACGGGGTGGAGATCAATGAACAGAAGTGGGAGATGATATGCTTGAATTGTGTCCATCCGTTTAATTTTCTTGTGTGAGATGAGATGTTCATTAGAATTTGTAGTTCATACCATAAGTCTGATGGCGAGTGCGGTTTAAATAATAGTTTTCTGGTCGATGTCTACCGATCAAGAACCCAAAATGCTGCTCTTTCACGAATCCCGGTCGGCACCTCAAGTTTTTACCCAGGTAGATTTGGTGACTCTATGCCAGCGGTGAGCCGGGCCCCACTTCAAGGGATGAGTATAGAGCGGGCATTTCTTTATGAGGTTGGAATGTCTCCGTCCTCACATCAACTTGACCTTTTCGACCCGCCGTTCCTATCCTGCCGTGTGTTCGCTCCTGTGAAAGTCTTCGCTCATCTTCTACCTTCCCAAACTCTCTCCCCCTTGAGGTTGCTGATCTCAGGAGCAGGATTAAATCCTTCCAATTCTCTCATCGGCTTCGCTTCGTCTCACCGTCGGGTATGTAGCGTTCAGTATTTTCCTTTTCTTCGTCTTTGATCTTGAACTGCCGATGAACTCCCATGGAGGCGTTGACCGTAAAATTCTCAGCATGGTCTTGCTTCATAGGTTGTCCGTTGGATCTGGTGGTTGCTTAATTCTTCGATGAACTGGAATTAGCGACTGCAGATGATCGAACTTCAAACTGTCGTGTAATTTTGCGTCATGAATGTATGAGCATCTTCTGTGTCTATCTGTAATCTAAAGCCAACGTTCTCCTTGAAATTGTTCTGAACCTGATCGAAACTTGTTCGAGTGGTTTTCTGCAGGGAATTCCGTCGTATTTGACTGTGGTTCTTCACCGAGAATTCACAGCGTGTCTACGGATTACATAGGGCAATGCCATCGGACAGGGATGAGTCTGCGGTGGAAATGGTCCCTGCAGTCCAATTGCATCAAGATCCGGATGCTCCTGAACACGTCGATGATGCTGTCAGCTTGATTCGATCGTTTCAGGTGTTAGGCCCAACGAGGCATAGGAGGCATGTTCTTGGTCTTCTGCGAGCTCCCTCCTTGGGGGGTTGGATCGAGAAGCTCCAACTCTTTTCCCCTTCGAGGATCTTCCGGCACACGGTGGATGTAAGGGAGGAAGTCTCGCTTTCCGTTTCTTCTCCGGTCGATTCACAGCGGCGCTTCGGCATCAGCTTCCTCGGCAGCATCAACTGGTCCTCCGTCTCAGCCAGCTTCAAGGAATGGATAGAACACCCGAGGAATGCTGCTCTTCTCATCTGGTTGATCTGTGTGTCCGTCTCCACCGCCATGCAGGGGTTGCTCCTCCTTGGACTACTGGATGAAGCATTCCCCACGAAGGCCTCGAGAAACCACTGGATCGAGATCAACAACCAAGTCCTGAATGCTCTCTTCACCCTCATGAGCTTGTATCAGCATCCGAGCCTGTTCCATCACCTGGTCCTCCTGTGCAGATGGAGACCGGAAGACATCACGGCCCTTAGGAAGATCTACTGCAAGGACGGCGCCTACCGGCCTCACGAGTGGGTTCATATGctggtcgtcctcctcctcctccaaatcacttgCTTCGCCCAGTACATCTCCTGCGGCCTCTACTGGGGATACGCCAGCGAAGCCAGACCGGAGTTCGCGGAGATCTTCTTCTTCGGCCTTGGATTTGCAGCACCGGTGTTGGCTGGTGCTTACGCTGTGTACAGCCCACTGGGAAGGGAATGTGACGCCGAGCTGGATGAAGAATCGCAGGGTGGTCCGAACCATGAGCAATCCAGTGTGAAGCTTAGCATCAGGTTACACAAGCTGAGGGCTCTGGTGAGCGACCCCAAGTGGGCAGGGGGGTTATTCGATTGCAGTGATGATATCACCGTGAGCTTCCTTTCCTGCTTCTGCACCTTCTGTGTCTTCGGATGGAACATGGAAAGGCTGGGCTTCGGAAACATGTACGTCCATATCACCACCTTCCTTCTTCTGTGCTTTGCTCCTTTCTGGATCTTCAACATCTCAGCCCTCAACATCCACGACAACGTCATAGGAGACATGGTGGGGATCGCAGGCATCGTGCTCTGTGTGTTTGGTCTGCTCTATGGTGGTTTCTGGAGGATCCAAATGAGGAAAAGATTCAGACTTCCCGGCAATGAGCTTTGTTGCGGATCGAAATCGCTCACCGACTACCTTCAATGGCTGTTCTGCTGGTCGTGCTCGCTGGCTCAGGAGGTGCGCACCGGGAACTCATACGAAGTAGAGGACGACAGCCTTTACAGAAAGCAttcggaggacgaggaggaggacatCCATCCCTTTCTGCATCCTCTGCCTCGCGAGAGCGGTCTGAATTCACTCGGCAAGTTGCAGTATGATTCCTCGCGTCTGATCTCTTATCCAGCTAAATCGCCGGCGTCTACGGCTGCAGCGGCTGAGTCTAAGAGTCAGGAAGATGAGCCTCACGACATCAAGGAAGCGTCTTTGGTGTTAGATTTCGGTGGCAATATGAAACCTCCCTTGCAACAACTGATACTATCAAAAGATCCAATGAATGTTTAGTTGCAGATGCCCGCATCGATCGGCCAAATGCAGATCACATGTTCAAGTTCGACACGAATTGTTTGAGGAGGTCGCAATCCAGGAAGAAGAACCACATAGCTGCTGCCTTGTATTCTTCATCTCCATCAATTTTCTGAGTGATTTTTTCTTCCAAAGATCAAGGAAAATTACTTGAATTCTGACCTCCACGAATCACTAAATCCTCAAaatgttctttttctttctctgacGCATTGCCTCGTGTCAGAGCATTTGCAACTCACTTTTCAATGATGGGTAGACTTTACTCACTGACGATTTAGTGGAATTCCATCAGATCAAGTGAATGATTTCTTAAAACAACACCGTAATATGAAAAGATCGTTTCACCAATCTTGGGTGAGCATTACGAGCTCAGAGTGGACGAGTGTCATGCACatcaaatctgattgaactcttcGACCTTTGCTTCGCTGCTGCTCATTGGCACGTAGAAGCACGCCCTTCGGCCACGAGACTGACGATGGGATCGACCACTGTTCATGCCCGGTGGCCTCCACCGTCTCAAGCAAAGACATGAACACGTAGATCGAGTCCACTAAGCAGATTCATGGAGTTGGGTGCAGTTAAATTGCATGACGTAGATCAAAGGAGATTTGTTTTGAGAAAGGCAAAGGTCACGACTGAAACTTTGGGTACTGCAGCAGCTGATAGAAGACATGAGATTTTGGAAGAAGCACTACATAATCTCATCCATTAGGATGGAAACAGGACATGGCAAGAGGCACAAAATCTTAATGGCTCTCCCCCAAAGTGGCAGCAGCTGTCCACTCTGTTCCTCCACTAGCAAATGTCGGGCACAAGTGCACACATTCCTCAGAGAAAACAAGACGAGTGACGTACTATTCCATGCTGATAGAAGACCTCTTTATCTATCTTCTTATCTTCGTCTTTCGGAAAGAGGTTATCAGAATGGACATAACAATATGATTCCATATCACAAGATACGTTTATCCAAATTATCAACTCGATGAAGCCAATAAGtcaactctttttttttcttagtcATGCTGactaaaagaaatcaagaaagtgACAAGCATTGCAAGGACCAAAAAATCTTGCCAGTGCTGCATTAACTGTAAGCAAAGCTGCTGCTAAATATCACACAGAATGGTATGAACATTTTAGAGATCGATCAAAAGAGTGCTGATTTTTCAGCGAATCCAAAGGCTTTTCACAACTTCAAAGCTAAGCTATTTTAAACCTTTTATCACCTTATTCCAAATCAAAATC belongs to Musa acuminata AAA Group cultivar baxijiao chromosome BXJ3-5, Cavendish_Baxijiao_AAA, whole genome shotgun sequence and includes:
- the LOC135638921 gene encoding uncharacterized protein LOC135638921 isoform X1, whose translation is MPSDRDESAVEMVPAVQLHQDPDAPEHVDDAVSLIRSFQVLGPTRHRRHVLGLLRAPSLGGWIEKLQLFSPSRIFRHTVDVREEVSLSVSSPVDSQRRFGISFLGSINWSSVSASFKEWIEHPRNAALLIWLICVSVSTAMQGLLLLGLLDEAFPTKASRNHWIEINNQVLNALFTLMSLYQHPSLFHHLVLLCRWRPEDITALRKIYCKDGAYRPHEWVHMLVVLLLLQITCFAQYISCGLYWGYASEARPEFAEIFFFGLGFAAPVLAGAYAVYSPLGRECDAELDEESQGGPNHEQSSVKLSIRLHKLRALVSDPKWAGGLFDCSDDITVSFLSCFCTFCVFGWNMERLGFGNMYVHITTFLLLCFAPFWIFNISALNIHDNVIGDMVGIAGIVLCVFGLLYGGFWRIQMRKRFRLPGNELCCGSKSLTDYLQWLFCWSCSLAQEVRTGNSYEVEDDSLYRKHSEDEEEDIHPFLHPLPRESGLNSLGKLQYDSSRLISYPAKSPASTAAAAESKSQEDEPHDIKEASLVLDFGGNMKPPLQQLILSKDPMNV
- the LOC135638921 gene encoding uncharacterized protein LOC135638921 isoform X3, which encodes MPSDRDESAVEMVPAVQLHQDPDAPEHVDDAVSLIRSFQVLGPTRHRRHVLGLLRAPSLGGWIEKLQLFSPSRIFRHTVDVREEVSLSVSSPVDSQRRFGISFLGSINWSSVSASFKEWIEHPRNAALLIWLICVSVSTAMQGLLLLGLLDEAFPTKASRNHWIEINNQVLNALFTLMSLYQHPSLFHHLVLLCRWRPEDITALRKIYCKDGAYRPHEWVHMLVVLLLLQITCFAQYISCGLYWGYASEARPEFAEIFFFGLGFAAPVLAGAYAVYSPLGRECDAELDEESQGGPNHEQSSVKLSIRLHKLRALVSDPKWAGGLFDCSDDITVSFLSCFCTFCVFGWNMERLGFGNMHRALCVWSALWWFLEDPNEEKIQTSRQ
- the LOC135638921 gene encoding uncharacterized protein LOC135638921 isoform X2, with translation MPSDRDESAVEMVPAVQLHQDPDAPEHVDDAVSLIRSFQVLGPTRHRRHVLGLLRAPSLGGWIEKLQLFSPSRIFRHTVDVREEVSLSVSSPVDSQRRFGISFLGSINWSSVSASFKEWIEHPRNAALLIWLICVSVSTAMQGLLLLGLLDEAFPTKASRNHWIEINNQVLNALFTLMSLYQHPSLFHHLVLLCRWRPEDITALRKIYCKDGAYRPHEWVHMLVVLLLLQITCFAQYISCGLYWGYASEARPEFAEIFFFGLGFAAPVLAGAYAVYSPLGRECDAELDEESQGGPNHEQSSVKLSIRLHKLRALVSDPKWAGGLFDCSDDITVSFLSCFCTFCVFGWNMERLGFGNMRHGGDRRHRALCVWSALWWFLEDPNEEKIQTSRQ